A window from Photobacterium atrarenae encodes these proteins:
- a CDS encoding ABC transporter ATP-binding protein, which yields MNTNQPLLSARGLQVHFRVGKHPLPSRRQQVKAVDGIDLDIYRGETLGIVGESGCGKSTLARALLRLIEPTGGTLTWQGENMLAYRKAELKQKRRQFQMIFQDPSASLNPRLTVAECIAEPLLTHEPQLSRRDVEQRVLQMMDKVGLLASQRNRYPHEFSGGQCQRVGIARALILRPELVVCDEPVSALDVSVQAQVINLLSDLQQEMGLTMVMIAHDLSVVRHISDRVMVMYLGKPMEVGRYTRVFDHAQHPYTQALLSAVPIANPHLARQRDVQLLAGDLPSPINPPSGCVFRTRCPQACDQCAEQPPTMTGTPEHHVYCSLIQPEISTHGSPTRFLSL from the coding sequence ATGAACACCAACCAACCCTTGCTCTCAGCGCGTGGCTTGCAGGTGCATTTCCGGGTCGGCAAGCACCCGCTGCCGAGCCGACGCCAACAAGTGAAAGCGGTCGACGGGATCGATCTTGATATCTACCGCGGCGAAACCTTAGGGATCGTCGGCGAATCCGGCTGCGGGAAATCGACCCTGGCCCGGGCACTGCTGCGACTCATTGAACCGACCGGCGGCACCCTCACCTGGCAGGGGGAAAACATGCTGGCCTACCGCAAAGCCGAGCTGAAGCAAAAGCGTCGCCAGTTCCAGATGATTTTCCAGGATCCCTCGGCCAGCCTCAATCCGCGCCTGACCGTCGCTGAGTGTATCGCCGAACCGCTGCTGACCCACGAGCCGCAACTGTCACGCCGCGACGTCGAACAGCGAGTCTTGCAGATGATGGATAAAGTCGGACTGCTGGCCAGCCAGCGCAACCGATATCCCCATGAGTTCTCCGGCGGCCAGTGCCAGCGGGTCGGAATTGCCCGGGCGCTGATCCTGCGCCCTGAACTGGTGGTCTGCGACGAGCCGGTCAGCGCCCTGGATGTCTCGGTGCAGGCCCAGGTCATCAACCTGCTCAGCGACTTGCAACAAGAGATGGGACTGACCATGGTGATGATCGCCCACGATCTCAGCGTGGTTCGCCATATCAGCGACCGGGTGATGGTAATGTACCTGGGCAAACCGATGGAAGTTGGCCGCTACACCCGGGTATTTGACCACGCCCAGCACCCCTATACCCAGGCACTGCTGTCTGCGGTACCGATCGCCAACCCGCACCTGGCGCGACAACGGGACGTGCAGTTGCTGGCCGGCGATCTGCCCTCGCCGATCAACCCGCCTTCCGGCTGTGTGTTCCGCACCCGCTGCCCGCAAGCCTGCGACCAGTGCGCCGAGCAGCCACCGACGATGACCGGTACCCCGGAGCACCATGTTTATTGCTCGCTAATTCAGCCCGAAATTTCAACTCACGGCAGTCCAACGAGATTTCTGTCATTGTGA
- a CDS encoding ABC transporter permease subunit — protein sequence MLTKKIDDQSLAQALNHSLNQKRSDSPDSTTDAVEGRSLWQDAWRRFRQNKAAMASVCILMFIIGCITLGPSLSPFAHDEIDWNVVADPHVLGQPSLTSGHYFGTDDLGQDLFARTMQGGRLSIMVGFLGALVAVVIGTLWGSISGFVGGVVDSIMMRVIEVLDSVPFMFLVILFVTLFGNNIYLIFVVIGMVSWLGIARVVRGVTFSLKKREFIEAAHSIGVSRLTIVRRHVLPNVLGIVMVYASLMVPGFIMFESFLSFLGLGVQPPDTSWGVLIAEGAKTIDVALWQLLFPSLFLVTTLFCFNFIGDGLRDALDPKDR from the coding sequence ATGCTCACAAAGAAAATTGACGATCAAAGTCTGGCACAAGCGCTCAACCACTCGCTGAACCAGAAACGTTCGGATAGCCCTGACAGCACCACCGACGCCGTGGAAGGCCGCAGCCTGTGGCAGGATGCCTGGCGCCGTTTTCGCCAGAACAAAGCGGCCATGGCCTCCGTCTGTATCTTGATGTTCATTATCGGCTGTATCACGCTCGGTCCATCGCTGTCGCCCTTTGCCCACGATGAAATCGACTGGAACGTGGTCGCCGATCCCCACGTGCTGGGCCAACCGTCCCTGACCTCCGGCCACTATTTCGGCACCGACGATCTCGGTCAGGACCTGTTTGCCCGCACCATGCAGGGTGGACGCCTGTCGATCATGGTCGGTTTTCTCGGCGCACTGGTGGCCGTGGTGATCGGCACACTGTGGGGCAGCATCTCCGGCTTTGTCGGTGGAGTGGTCGACAGCATCATGATGCGGGTGATCGAAGTGCTCGACTCGGTGCCTTTCATGTTCCTGGTGATCCTGTTTGTTACCCTGTTCGGCAATAACATTTACCTGATTTTCGTGGTGATCGGCATGGTCTCCTGGCTCGGGATCGCCCGGGTCGTTCGCGGTGTCACGTTCAGCCTGAAAAAACGCGAGTTCATTGAAGCGGCCCATTCGATCGGCGTTTCACGTCTGACCATCGTCCGCCGCCATGTGCTGCCCAATGTGCTGGGGATCGTAATGGTTTACGCCTCGCTGATGGTGCCCGGCTTCATCATGTTCGAATCCTTTCTCAGCTTTTTAGGACTGGGGGTTCAGCCACCGGATACCAGCTGGGGCGTGCTGATTGCCGAAGGGGCCAAAACGATTGACGTCGCCCTGTGGCAACTGCTGTTCCCGTCCCTGTTCCTGGTGACAACCCTGTTCTGTTTCAACTTTATCGGCGACGGCCTGCGTGACGCGCTCGACCCGAAAGATCGCTAA
- the oppB gene encoding oligopeptide ABC transporter permease OppB encodes MVLYILRRLMIAIPTLLFIALVSFWLMHISPGGPFDMERPMPEVVRANIEAKFHLNEPFLIQFFIYISNFIQGDLGPSFVYQDFTVTQLVAQSWPVSAVLGILSFAISVPTGMLLGTLAALNRNTRLDYALMSLSMTGVVIPAFVLAPILVTIFAIHLDWLPAGGWEGGQLAFLVLPVLSLAIGSIASIARVMRGAMIETLNQPYIRTAKAKGLSTGYILFHHALRPSLIPVVAMLGPSFVAVVTGSVIIDIFFSTGGMGQHFVSGALNRDYGLVMGITLIVATLTIFFNLVVDILYTVIDPRIRI; translated from the coding sequence ATGGTGTTATACATTCTCCGCCGCCTGATGATCGCCATTCCAACCCTGCTGTTTATCGCACTGGTGTCGTTCTGGCTGATGCACATCTCCCCCGGCGGCCCGTTTGACATGGAAAGGCCGATGCCGGAAGTGGTTCGCGCCAATATCGAGGCCAAGTTCCACCTCAACGAACCCTTCCTGATCCAATTTTTTATCTACATCTCCAACTTTATCCAGGGCGATCTCGGACCGAGTTTTGTCTACCAGGACTTTACCGTCACCCAACTGGTTGCCCAGTCCTGGCCGGTTTCAGCTGTGCTTGGCATTCTCTCGTTTGCCATTTCGGTGCCGACCGGGATGCTGCTGGGCACCCTCGCGGCCCTCAACCGCAACACACGCCTTGATTATGCGCTGATGTCACTGTCAATGACCGGCGTGGTGATCCCGGCGTTTGTGCTGGCCCCGATCCTGGTCACCATTTTCGCCATCCATCTGGACTGGCTGCCGGCCGGTGGCTGGGAAGGAGGCCAACTGGCCTTTCTGGTGCTGCCGGTACTGAGCCTGGCCATCGGTTCAATTGCCAGCATTGCCCGGGTGATGCGCGGTGCCATGATTGAAACCTTAAACCAACCATATATCCGCACCGCCAAAGCCAAAGGGCTGTCGACCGGCTACATCCTGTTCCATCACGCCCTGCGTCCCTCACTGATCCCGGTAGTCGCTATGCTCGGCCCCAGCTTTGTTGCCGTGGTGACCGGCTCGGTGATCATCGACATCTTCTTCAGTACCGGTGGTATGGGTCAGCACTTTGTCTCCGGGGCGCTCAACCGGGACTACGGCCTGGTGATGGGCATTACCTTGATTGTCGCCACCTTGACCATCTTTTTTAACCTCGTGGTCGATATTCTTTATACCGTGATCGACCCGCGGATCCGGATTTAG
- a CDS encoding transcriptional regulator, which yields MNISADYLLAALRETLKEKGVSYAQLSEYCCVPVSSLKRQFHNPSLGIDKITFYAGYLDTDLVQLSTLAAKLQQQDIKAISPQNNRIFAQYPYLYDFIYLLVSLQWSVEEIQQHYQLSEQSVIHYLRALEMMGYLETIEKTKVKLNAQKRFINEEDSPLDRLFVKRFKANQEKHSIRPAICMARINLTDEQITKLETQVYEQLTAFHLQNQRNSQASLKNIMLSFVPGEAIRLSDTLPEVDGSLLQAISQLQTDEAILQDEES from the coding sequence ATGAACATTTCAGCCGATTACTTACTGGCGGCGTTACGCGAAACGCTGAAAGAAAAAGGGGTCAGTTATGCGCAGCTGTCTGAGTATTGCTGCGTGCCGGTCAGCAGCTTAAAGCGGCAGTTTCACAACCCCAGCTTAGGGATCGATAAAATCACCTTTTATGCCGGCTATCTGGACACCGATCTGGTCCAGCTCTCAACCCTGGCCGCCAAGCTGCAGCAGCAGGACATCAAAGCGATTTCACCGCAAAATAACCGGATATTTGCCCAGTACCCCTACCTGTACGACTTCATCTACCTGCTGGTTTCGCTACAGTGGTCGGTCGAAGAAATTCAACAGCACTATCAACTCTCGGAACAGTCGGTCATTCACTACCTGCGGGCGCTGGAAATGATGGGTTATCTGGAAACCATTGAGAAAACCAAGGTTAAACTCAACGCGCAAAAACGCTTCATTAACGAAGAAGACAGCCCGCTGGATCGCCTGTTCGTCAAACGCTTTAAAGCCAACCAGGAAAAGCACTCGATCCGGCCAGCCATTTGCATGGCCCGGATCAACCTCACCGACGAACAAATTACCAAGCTGGAAACCCAGGTTTATGAACAGTTAACCGCCTTCCACCTGCAAAACCAAAGAAACAGCCAGGCGAGCCTGAAAAATATCATGCTGTCATTTGTGCCGGGAGAAGCTATCCGCCTCAGCGATACCCTGCCGGAAGTGGACGGGAGCCTATTGCAGGCGATCTCGCAGTTGCAGACCGATGAAGCCATACTTCAGGATGAAGAAAGCTAA
- a CDS encoding aminopeptidase P family protein yields MSLQASTHCPVSQRLSQLRDAMSALQLDAYIVTNNDPHSSEYSADHWLARRWITGFTGSAGDAVITPDGGGLWTDGRYYIQAEEQLQGSGLPLFKARLAETPSIPEWLAQTLPANSRVGVDGRTISYAFYQQLQTAFADKAIDIVLEHDLIGGIWHDRPVRPTTPVFNHPLQYAGQTTAQKLAQIRQYMTSDQVDDLLISTLDDVMWTLNIRGGDTPYCPISEGYLLINAQTATLFIDLQKLPEDVQSKLEAQGVSCQPYEHISDVLGKLDAGHHFRSCASHSDARLICSLPDGLTVTHQRSYVTDMKASKNDTELENMEETLRLDGIAMVKFMTWLEQQVPGGDVTELSAEQQLQHFRALAPTYLGDSFRTIAGFAEHGAKMHYAADEDSNKPVDESNFFLVDSGGQYLGGTTDITRTFSFGTLSQQQRIDYTLVLKAVIRLSQARFLKGSTGSNLDVLARGVLWQQGIDYKCGTGHGVGMCLNVHEGPQNFSQSPTEVELKPNMVITNEPGVYREGEYGVRIENIMKVVKIEQNEFGDFYGFDTITLAPIATHPLEPALLDASERQWLNDYHAKVFDALEGDLTPQERDWLQRATAAV; encoded by the coding sequence ATGAGTCTTCAAGCAAGTACGCACTGCCCGGTTTCCCAGCGTCTCAGCCAACTACGCGATGCCATGTCGGCGTTGCAGCTCGACGCCTATATCGTCACCAACAACGATCCCCACAGCAGCGAATATTCAGCCGATCATTGGCTGGCCCGGCGCTGGATCACCGGTTTCACCGGCTCGGCGGGCGATGCGGTGATCACCCCTGACGGTGGTGGTTTGTGGACCGATGGCCGTTACTACATCCAGGCTGAAGAGCAGCTGCAAGGCAGCGGGCTTCCTCTGTTTAAAGCCAGACTGGCGGAAACCCCGTCGATCCCAGAATGGCTGGCGCAGACACTGCCGGCCAACAGCCGGGTCGGCGTCGACGGCCGCACCATCAGTTATGCGTTTTACCAACAACTTCAGACCGCGTTTGCCGACAAAGCCATCGACATCGTGCTGGAGCACGACCTGATCGGCGGGATCTGGCACGATCGCCCGGTCCGGCCGACCACACCTGTGTTCAATCATCCGCTGCAATACGCCGGACAGACCACGGCACAAAAGCTGGCCCAAATCCGCCAGTACATGACCAGCGATCAGGTGGATGATCTGCTGATCTCAACGCTGGATGATGTGATGTGGACCCTCAACATTCGTGGCGGCGATACCCCATACTGTCCAATTTCTGAGGGCTACCTGCTAATCAATGCCCAAACGGCTACGCTGTTTATCGATCTGCAGAAACTGCCGGAAGACGTACAAAGCAAACTCGAAGCGCAAGGCGTTAGTTGCCAGCCTTATGAACACATCAGCGACGTCCTGGGCAAGCTGGATGCCGGGCATCATTTCCGCAGTTGTGCCAGCCACAGCGATGCGCGCCTGATCTGCAGTCTGCCCGACGGCCTGACCGTGACACACCAGCGCAGTTATGTCACCGACATGAAAGCCAGCAAGAACGACACCGAGCTGGAAAACATGGAAGAGACGTTGCGGCTGGACGGGATCGCGATGGTAAAGTTCATGACCTGGCTGGAACAGCAGGTCCCCGGCGGCGACGTCACCGAACTCAGCGCCGAGCAGCAGCTACAGCATTTTCGCGCCTTAGCGCCGACCTACCTGGGTGACAGTTTCCGCACCATTGCCGGATTTGCCGAGCACGGCGCGAAAATGCACTACGCCGCCGATGAAGACAGCAACAAGCCGGTTGACGAGTCGAACTTCTTCCTGGTCGACTCCGGTGGCCAGTATCTGGGCGGCACCACGGACATCACCCGCACCTTCAGTTTCGGCACCCTGAGCCAGCAACAGCGCATCGACTATACCCTGGTGCTCAAAGCGGTGATCCGGCTCAGCCAGGCACGTTTTCTCAAAGGCTCTACCGGCTCCAACCTGGACGTGCTGGCGCGCGGGGTGTTGTGGCAACAGGGTATCGACTACAAGTGCGGTACCGGCCATGGGGTCGGCATGTGCCTGAATGTCCACGAAGGGCCGCAGAACTTCTCGCAATCCCCGACCGAGGTCGAGCTGAAGCCGAATATGGTGATCACCAACGAGCCCGGCGTCTACCGCGAAGGCGAATACGGCGTGCGGATCGAAAACATCATGAAGGTGGTGAAGATTGAGCAGAACGAGTTTGGTGATTTTTACGGTTTCGACACCATCACCCTGGCGCCAATCGCCACCCACCCGCTGGAGCCGGCCTTGCTGGATGCTTCCGAGCGCCAGTGGCTCAATGACTACCATGCCAAAGTCTTTGACGCGCTCGAAGGGGATTTAACCCCGCAAGAGCGCGACTGGCTGCAACGCGCAACAGCGGCGGTGTAA
- the ltrA gene encoding group II intron reverse transcriptase/maturase has translation MERICSSTNLNQALRRVKKNKGCAGVDKLDITATISMLRQSSNGQALRQSLLDGSYQPQPVLGVEIPKPSGGVRQLGIPTVLDRVVQQAITSVLTDIYEPQFSSNSYGFRPNRSAHHALVAASHYIREGRGYVVDIDLAKYFDTVNHDRLMHRLSEDITDKRVLKLVRSYLQAGIMRNGLVEQRQRGTPQGGPLSPLLSNIVLDELDKELERRGHKFCRYADDCQIYVHSEEAANRVKASITEFLEQKLKLRVNREKSAATRVTERTYLGHRFQRDGSIHISKTAQTQMKKRVRQITKRNRGRELKTVLVELTQYLRGWQHYFKLAIRKSAMQRLDEWIRRRLRCYRLKQRKRRYSIATWLRQEGVSERNAWKLAMSDKGWWHLALSPQLNQAMPMKWFKEMGLYSLRDGYESLKIYSEPPYATHACTVV, from the coding sequence ATGGAGCGGATCTGCTCCTCAACAAATCTGAACCAAGCCCTGAGAAGAGTGAAGAAGAACAAGGGATGTGCTGGGGTTGATAAACTCGACATAACAGCGACTATCTCGATGCTTCGGCAGTCTTCTAATGGGCAAGCGCTCCGCCAGAGCCTTCTGGACGGGAGCTACCAACCGCAACCCGTTCTGGGTGTAGAAATTCCCAAACCTAGCGGGGGAGTGAGGCAGCTAGGTATCCCAACTGTACTTGATAGGGTAGTCCAACAGGCCATTACCTCAGTACTGACAGATATCTACGAACCTCAGTTTTCAAGCAACAGTTATGGGTTCAGGCCTAACCGCAGTGCCCACCATGCATTGGTGGCAGCAAGCCACTACATCAGGGAGGGGCGGGGTTATGTAGTCGACATAGACCTGGCGAAATACTTCGATACTGTGAACCACGATAGACTGATGCACAGGCTATCGGAGGACATCACAGATAAACGGGTCCTGAAACTGGTCAGGTCATACCTACAGGCAGGCATAATGCGAAACGGGTTAGTTGAGCAGAGGCAACGAGGGACGCCACAGGGTGGACCATTATCTCCGCTGCTATCAAATATCGTATTAGATGAGTTGGATAAAGAGCTTGAGCGAAGAGGGCATAAGTTCTGCCGATATGCAGACGACTGCCAAATCTACGTGCACAGTGAGGAAGCCGCCAATCGAGTAAAAGCCTCAATCACGGAGTTCTTGGAGCAGAAACTGAAACTCAGGGTTAACCGTGAGAAAAGTGCGGCAACGAGAGTGACAGAGCGGACTTACCTAGGCCATCGCTTTCAACGAGATGGAAGCATCCATATCTCGAAGACAGCACAAACTCAGATGAAGAAGCGAGTGCGTCAAATAACGAAGCGGAATCGAGGGCGAGAGTTGAAGACAGTCCTAGTCGAACTCACTCAATACCTAAGAGGTTGGCAACACTATTTCAAGCTTGCCATACGGAAAAGCGCGATGCAGCGCTTGGATGAATGGATAAGGCGGCGCTTACGGTGCTATCGCCTCAAGCAGCGCAAGCGCAGATACAGCATAGCGACATGGTTACGCCAAGAGGGTGTAAGCGAACGCAATGCGTGGAAGCTGGCGATGTCAGATAAAGGGTGGTGGCACTTGGCTTTATCGCCCCAGCTCAATCAGGCCATGCCAATGAAATGGTTCAAGGAGATGGGTCTGTACTCGTTGCGAGATGGGTACGAGTCACTGAAAATATATTCGGAACCGCCGTATGCGACCCACGCTTGTACGGTGGTGTGA
- a CDS encoding peptide ABC transporter substrate-binding protein: MFIASLITLPAAAMPYPAGTQLAEKQEITLNNGAEVTSIDPAKQAAEPAFNLGRDLFEGLTTQDKQGQTVPGVATHWDVNANNTVYTFHLRDSKWSNGEPVTAHDFVYSWQRLLDPKTASPYAWFAAIPGIKNADAIMNGEAAPSSLGVRALDDHTFEVTLEEPIPFFIKLLSHPVMAPVHQATVEQYGSAWTQPEHIVTNGAFTVSAWKVNEKMVMVKNPHYWNADAVVLNQITWLPIGDANVSLNRFLAGELDEALSIPAAQKNRILKQFPTKVATTSASLGSIFYYLNTQSGPTQDLRVRQALSYAIDRNIMTQAIVKNGGVPMYTLVPPQTDNFDSFTPAYATWTQQVRNQKAKALLAEAGYSKANPLKLTFTVPTFSQDVKMATAMAGMWKSVLGAQVEIKQLEPKVFYALKDPGNISRGGWTADYNEASTWLDIFVSNGEFNDSRYQNPQYDALMRQSKTLSDPSAQYRQAEQLLIQDMAIIPMYRRGGDKYLLQPYIGGYERTNPEAAYYRKNVYVKAH, from the coding sequence ATGTTCATTGCCAGTCTGATCACCCTGCCTGCCGCAGCGATGCCTTACCCGGCAGGCACCCAGCTGGCAGAAAAACAGGAAATTACCCTCAACAACGGTGCCGAAGTCACCTCGATTGATCCGGCCAAACAAGCAGCAGAGCCGGCATTCAATCTGGGTCGGGATCTGTTTGAAGGCCTAACCACCCAGGACAAGCAAGGCCAAACCGTGCCGGGGGTTGCAACCCACTGGGACGTCAATGCAAACAACACCGTCTATACCTTCCACCTGCGGGACTCGAAATGGTCCAACGGCGAGCCTGTGACAGCCCACGACTTTGTCTACAGCTGGCAACGCCTGCTCGACCCGAAAACTGCCTCGCCTTATGCCTGGTTCGCCGCAATTCCCGGCATCAAGAACGCCGATGCAATTATGAATGGTGAGGCCGCGCCGAGCAGTCTGGGTGTCAGAGCCCTGGATGATCACACCTTCGAAGTGACGCTGGAAGAACCCATCCCGTTTTTCATCAAGCTCCTCAGCCACCCGGTCATGGCGCCGGTACACCAGGCCACCGTCGAACAATACGGCAGCGCCTGGACCCAACCTGAACACATTGTGACCAACGGCGCCTTTACCGTCTCGGCGTGGAAGGTCAATGAGAAAATGGTGATGGTCAAAAACCCCCATTACTGGAATGCTGATGCCGTGGTGCTCAATCAAATCACTTGGTTGCCAATCGGTGATGCCAACGTCTCGCTGAACCGCTTCCTGGCCGGTGAACTCGATGAAGCGCTCTCGATCCCGGCAGCGCAGAAAAACCGGATCCTCAAACAGTTTCCGACCAAAGTAGCGACCACCAGCGCGTCGCTGGGCTCCATCTTTTACTACCTCAATACCCAGTCCGGTCCGACCCAGGATCTGCGGGTGCGCCAGGCGCTTTCCTATGCCATCGACCGCAATATTATGACCCAGGCAATCGTCAAGAACGGCGGTGTACCCATGTATACCCTGGTGCCGCCGCAAACCGACAACTTTGACAGCTTCACCCCGGCCTACGCGACCTGGACTCAGCAAGTCCGCAACCAAAAAGCCAAAGCCCTGCTGGCTGAGGCCGGTTACAGCAAGGCTAACCCGCTCAAGCTGACCTTCACCGTGCCGACCTTCTCCCAGGACGTCAAAATGGCAACGGCCATGGCGGGGATGTGGAAAAGCGTGCTGGGCGCCCAGGTGGAAATCAAACAGCTGGAGCCCAAGGTGTTCTACGCCCTGAAAGATCCGGGCAATATCAGCCGCGGCGGCTGGACGGCGGATTACAACGAAGCCTCAACCTGGCTCGATATCTTTGTCTCAAATGGTGAATTTAACGATTCGCGCTACCAGAACCCGCAATACGACGCCCTGATGCGCCAGTCAAAAACCCTCAGTGATCCGTCGGCACAATACCGTCAGGCCGAGCAGCTGCTGATCCAGGATATGGCAATCATCCCCATGTATCGCCGCGGCGGCGACAAGTACCTGCTGCAGCCTTATATCGGCGGTTACGAGCGGACCAACCCGGAAGCGGCCTACTATCGCAAGAACGTGTATGTAAAGGCTCACTAA
- a CDS encoding ABC transporter ATP-binding protein, which translates to MTILSVENMQVRFDTPDGPVQAVSDLSYSIRAGETLGIVGESGSGKSQSVFALMGLTADNGTTQGAARFHGENLLTMSKRELNQIRAEKIGMIFQDPMTSLNPFVKIGKQLSEVLCIHRGLSRKAAEQQAIAMLDAVRIPSAATRMSQFPHELSGGMRQRVMIAMALLCQPELLIADEPTTALDVTVQAQILTLLRELQAEFNTAILLITHDMGVVAEMCDRVLVMYGGRKMEEAETFTLFEQPAHPYTQGLLKAIPSIRDDMPRLPTIPGSPPSALLRNDGCPFTARCSVARPQCAETPAPLTRLSSRQALACHGVTEQVAVTEPQCSASQPIKQAASV; encoded by the coding sequence ATGACGATTTTATCTGTAGAGAACATGCAGGTTCGCTTTGACACCCCGGACGGACCGGTCCAGGCAGTCAGCGATCTCTCCTACTCGATCCGTGCCGGAGAAACCTTAGGCATCGTCGGCGAGTCCGGCTCCGGCAAAAGCCAGTCGGTCTTTGCCCTGATGGGCCTGACGGCCGACAACGGTACCACTCAGGGCGCCGCCCGCTTTCATGGCGAGAATTTGCTGACGATGTCGAAACGCGAACTGAACCAGATCCGCGCCGAAAAAATCGGGATGATTTTCCAGGACCCGATGACCTCACTCAACCCGTTCGTCAAAATCGGCAAGCAACTGTCCGAAGTGCTCTGCATCCACCGGGGCCTGAGTCGCAAAGCTGCCGAACAGCAGGCCATTGCGATGCTCGATGCGGTGCGGATCCCTTCTGCCGCGACCCGAATGAGCCAATTTCCCCACGAATTGTCCGGCGGGATGCGCCAACGGGTGATGATTGCGATGGCGCTGTTGTGTCAGCCGGAGCTGCTGATCGCCGATGAGCCGACCACCGCGCTGGATGTCACGGTTCAGGCCCAAATCCTGACCCTGTTGCGAGAGCTGCAGGCCGAATTCAACACCGCCATTCTCCTGATCACCCATGATATGGGCGTCGTCGCCGAAATGTGCGACCGGGTCCTGGTGATGTACGGTGGCCGCAAAATGGAAGAAGCCGAGACGTTCACTCTGTTTGAGCAACCGGCGCATCCCTACACCCAGGGCCTGCTCAAAGCCATTCCCTCAATTCGTGACGACATGCCGCGGCTGCCGACCATTCCCGGCAGCCCACCAAGCGCCCTGCTGCGCAATGACGGCTGTCCGTTTACCGCCCGCTGCTCGGTTGCCCGGCCCCAATGTGCCGAAACACCCGCGCCGTTGACCCGGCTCTCAAGCCGTCAGGCGCTGGCCTGCCATGGGGTCACAGAGCAAGTGGCGGTGACGGAGCCGCAATGCAGCGCATCCCAACCGATCAAGCAAGCGGCCTCAGTCTAA